One region of Polaribacter pectinis genomic DNA includes:
- a CDS encoding DUF5723 family protein has translation MHKVIKVVVFLFAFCAIKSFSQNKQVLYGFAELPQTLLLNPGAETNFKYHVGVPLLSGFSGEFGSTGFVIRDVFDADNRPINDKISDVLNKLDVRDYMKFNSQIEILSGGFRLDDNTYFSFGFYEEIDGIAYFPKDPLTLITEGNSAYLNRSFNLSQILYKVDAFGVLHFGASRKINEKLTIGGRFKIYSSAFNVQSSNNSGTFRTEQGSDNIYRHYLDNIDINLQTSGLVENDEIIKDPGTYLGNTFLGANSGLGLDFGFTYHASPQLEFTGSIIDLGFINHKKNIKNSTAKGSYVFEGIEFEYDPNNPTNYWAELDEDFKEKLPMGDNEDSYISWRPTKINASLKYSYGERRSKYCYDNTYKDFYTDALGVQLYTVFRPLNPQLALTGFYEKAFSEKFRAKLTYTIDDYSFYNLGAGISAQIGKINFYGMVDNIVEFSDIASANNISLQLGINVIF, from the coding sequence ATGCATAAAGTTATAAAAGTTGTTGTTTTCTTATTTGCTTTTTGTGCAATCAAATCTTTTTCACAAAACAAACAAGTGTTGTATGGTTTTGCTGAATTACCACAAACATTATTGTTAAATCCAGGAGCAGAAACTAATTTTAAATACCATGTAGGAGTACCTTTACTATCTGGTTTTTCTGGAGAATTTGGTTCTACGGGTTTTGTTATTAGAGATGTTTTTGATGCTGATAATAGACCTATAAATGACAAGATTTCTGATGTTTTAAACAAATTAGATGTTAGAGATTATATGAAGTTTAACTCTCAAATAGAAATTTTAAGTGGCGGTTTTAGGTTAGATGATAACACCTATTTTAGTTTTGGTTTTTATGAAGAAATAGATGGTATTGCTTATTTTCCCAAAGATCCTTTAACATTAATTACAGAAGGAAATTCGGCTTATTTAAATAGGAGTTTTAATTTATCGCAAATTTTATACAAAGTAGATGCTTTTGGTGTGCTTCATTTTGGAGCTTCAAGAAAGATAAATGAAAAATTAACAATAGGAGGTAGGTTTAAAATTTATTCATCTGCATTTAATGTACAATCCTCTAATAATTCTGGAACTTTTAGAACAGAACAAGGTTCAGATAATATTTATAGACATTATTTAGATAATATAGATATTAACCTACAAACCTCTGGTTTGGTAGAAAATGACGAAATAATTAAAGATCCTGGAACATATTTAGGAAACACTTTTTTAGGAGCTAATTCTGGTTTAGGATTAGATTTTGGATTTACTTATCATGCTTCACCTCAATTAGAATTTACAGGTAGTATAATAGATTTAGGTTTTATTAATCATAAGAAAAATATAAAAAATTCTACTGCCAAAGGAAGCTATGTTTTTGAAGGTATAGAGTTTGAATATGACCCTAACAATCCTACCAATTATTGGGCAGAATTAGACGAAGATTTTAAAGAGAAGTTACCTATGGGAGATAATGAAGACTCTTATATTTCTTGGAGACCCACAAAAATAAACGCCTCATTAAAATATAGTTATGGAGAAAGAAGAAGTAAGTATTGTTACGATAATACTTACAAAGATTTTTATACAGATGCTTTAGGTGTTCAATTATATACAGTTTTTAGACCCTTAAATCCACAATTGGCATTAACTGGTTTTTATGAAAAAGCTTTCTCGGAAAAGTTTCGCGCTAAATTAACGTATACAATAGATGATTATTCATTCTATAATCTAGGAGCAGGAATTTCTGCACAAATTGGTAAAATTAATTTTTATGGAATGGTAGATAATATTGTTGAATTTAGCGATATTGCATCTGCAAATAATATTTCTCTTCAATTGGGAATAAATGTAATATTTTAA
- a CDS encoding YjjG family noncanonical pyrimidine nucleotidase: MNIKHVFFDLDHTLWDFEKNSELAFQKVFLANNISVELPAFLKVYKPLNKKYWKLYREEKVTKEALRYGRLKNTFDAINYTVSDDLINLIAIEYIATLADFNHLFDGTFELLDYLKDKYKLHIITNGFEEIQRKKMINSKIHHYFDNIITSDSVGVKKPNPKVFNFALEVSKAKKEQSIMIGDSLEADILGALDVGLDAIHCNFEESKKETSKIKTVFSLLEIKQYL; encoded by the coding sequence ATGAATATAAAACATGTCTTTTTTGATTTAGATCACACGCTTTGGGATTTCGAAAAAAACTCTGAATTAGCTTTTCAAAAAGTGTTTTTGGCTAACAATATTTCTGTTGAATTACCAGCCTTTTTGAAAGTATATAAACCATTAAATAAAAAATATTGGAAATTATACAGAGAAGAAAAAGTAACTAAAGAAGCATTAAGGTATGGCAGGTTAAAAAATACTTTTGATGCCATAAATTATACCGTTTCAGACGATTTAATAAACTTAATTGCAATTGAATACATAGCTACTTTAGCAGATTTTAACCACCTTTTCGATGGTACTTTCGAACTTTTAGATTATTTAAAAGATAAATATAAGTTGCACATTATAACAAATGGTTTCGAAGAAATACAACGTAAAAAAATGATAAACTCTAAAATTCATCATTATTTTGATAACATTATTACGTCTGATTCTGTTGGAGTAAAGAAACCAAATCCTAAAGTTTTTAACTTTGCATTGGAAGTTTCTAAAGCTAAAAAAGAACAATCTATTATGATTGGAGATAGTTTAGAAGCAGATATCCTAGGAGCTTTAGATGTTGGTTTAGATGCAATTCATTGCAATTTTGAAGAATCAAAAAAAGAAACTTCTAAAATTAAAACCGTTTTTTCATTATTAGAAATAAAACAATATCTTTAG